CCGGTGAGAGGCGCTCCGATAATACTTTTATTTTCCTTTTGACCCACATTTCAAAAGTGTCACAAGCGTGAAGATGTCGAGGTGTAGGCGGAGCAAATGCCTCCACTGGACAGCAGCATGTAAATTATTTAATGCAATATTCAACACAGCCTGAAACTAATGCCTGCGAAATGGTGTAAATGTTTCTTACATTACTagagaatgttgaataaaatacCATTTAGACCTACTCTACCGGTTATCTGTGCAGTTTGTGCTTCAGCTGCTTTAGATTTTTGACAAAATATCCACAGCAAAGTATTGTTTACCCAAGACAGCAGGTAGGTATAGTTAAGCCTAGTTTTATATTGGATATTCTgttctctctcatcaatagcaAATGAACCAATCATGCCATGACAATGAACAGGGTATATTCTGAACCAGGGGAGGATGGAAAACAATAcacttattttttttaattttttatcctTTTAAAAGATTTACACATTAAAGGTGTCGATTTGTTCTCCATCCACAGATTCAGTATTTAACATTTTCATGGCATGCTTGGTTCAATAGAGCTATTGACGAGAGAATTGAATATCCAATATAAAACTACTTTTACCTCGGTGCAGAAGGAAACATATACAGGACCAACTGGCTGGTTTAATCAACAGTCTGGCTTGTAAGCGACATTTACACGATTTTGCAGGCATTCGTTTCAGGCTGTTTATACAAATGAATTGTGTATTACTGTCTTATCGATGAGACTGTATTCAACACTGATATGTCCTCCTCCACAGTATGCCAGCCAGCTAGGGTAGCCATAAAAATATTACCTACTCAGGCCGTCAGTGCTGTTCCAGCTGGCCGATAGGCATTATTAGGTAGGTAACTGTAGCACAGAGAATTTTCTACCACCTttttacatgacattacataatttacatttaagtcatttagcagacgctcttatccagagcgacttaaaaattggtgcattcaccttatgacatccagtggaacagtagtgcatctaaatcttttaagggggggggggggtgagagggattactttatcctatcctaggtattccttaaagaggtggggtttcaggtgtctccggaaggtggtgattgactccgctgtcctggcgtcgtgagggagtttgttccaccattggggggccagagcagcgaacagttttgactgggctgagcgggaactgtacttcctcagtggtagggaggcgagcaggccagaggtggatgaacgcagtgcccttgtttgggtgtagcttgtttgggtgtagggcctgatcagagcctggaggtactgaggtgccgttcccctcacagctccgtaggcaagcaccatggtcttgtagcggatgcgagcttcaactggaagccagtggagagagcggaggagcagggtgacgtgagagaacttgggaaggttgaacaccagacgggctgcggcgttctggatgagttgtaggggtttaatggcacaggcagggagcccagccaacagcgagttgcagtaatccagacgggagatgacaagtgcctggattaggacctgcgccgcttcctgtgtgaggcagggtcgtactctgcggatgttgtagagcatgaacctacaggaacgggccaccgccttgatgttagttgagaacgacagggtgttgtccaggatcacgccaaggttcttagcgctctgggagtaggacacaatggagttgtcaaccgtgatggcgagatcatggaacgggcagtccttccccgggaggaagagcagctccgtcttgccgaggttcagcttgaggtggtgatccgtcatccacactgatatgtctgccagacatgcagagatgcgattcgccacctggtcatcagaagggggaaaggagaagattaattgtgtgtcgtctgcatagcaatgataggagagaccatgtgaggttatgacagagccaaatgACTTGGTGTAttgcgagaataggagagggcctagaacagagccctgggggacaccagtggtgagagcacgtggtgtggagacggattctcgccacgccacctggtaggagcgacctgtcaggtaggacgcaatccaagcgtgggccgcgccggagatgcccaactcggagagggtggagaggaggatctgatggttcacagtatcgaaggcagccgataggtacTTGCTCAATTTCCAAGTTGGAAGACAACATGTCTTCTAGGTGTAACgaatgtgaaacggctagcttagttagcggtgtgcgctaaatagcgtttcaatcagtgacgtcagcggttcaatcggtgacgtcactcgctctgagatcttgaagtagtagttcccctttgctctgcaagggccgcggcttttgtggagcgatgggtaacgatgcttcgtgggtgactgttgttgatgtgtgcagagggtccctggttcgcgcccgggtatgggcgaggggacggtctaaagttatactcttACATAGACTTCCATGTCTAGCTAGTTTCAATAGGCTCATTTGAATTTAGAAAATTTagctctgtaaaaaaaaaaaaaaaaacgatccATCAATGTGTCCCAAAGTGTTGCATGTCATGATGACACTCACCTGTCCACAATCAATGGAAACAATATTTGAAAAAAACAAGATGGAGGCGTACAACATTGTTGGATTACTTCATGGAGCaaaacatgtttatttattttaataacaGAGCATTTTCTAAATTCAATGATTTATTTTAATAACAGAGCATTTTATAAattcaattatttattttaataatttattaatttattttaataaCAGAGCCATTTCTAAATTCAAACAAACCTCCCTGCAACTAGACATGGACGTTTAGAAGATGTTTTCTTCCAAGTTTGGAATTGAGGAAGTATCGGCAATTTAAAGGTTGGTTTGAAAATCCTCTGTGCTGTACTTAACATGACCCACCAAATAAGGCCAAGCAGCCAGCGGGAACAACAACAATGGTGCCATTTTGAATAGCAAGGGAAGCCAATGAATTCTTACCATCACCAATGAACACCCATTCATTCACAGGGAAGCCAATGAATGAATTCTTACCATCACCAATGAACACCCATTCATTCACAGGCCACTGCTGCAGAGAATGAATTCTGACTTTAGTTTACATGTGTAATGTTGCTCTTATCTAACCCTAGTTGATACAGCTCGTTGTTTCTTCATTGCAGAGCTGCATCATCAAGCGATACTGTGAGAAGAGGTTTGTGCCCAAGTATCTGGCCACCATAGGGATTGACTATGGAGTCACCAAGTAAGTTGACCCCAATGATAATGAATACattttaaataattaaataatttGTAGATCAAAGATGTTCAGTTCCATTGCTGTCAGATGGTTCCAGATAAAGGAGACCAGTGTACTGTGGTTCTCAACCATGTTCATTTTTATCAGTAATCCTACCAGTTCTCCTGGTTGAGAACTTCTGAAGTCGGTGTGTGACTGATTTTGAGCGTTTGTTGTCCATCAGAGTCCAGGTGCGTGACAGGGAGATCAAAGTGAACATCTTTGACATGGCAGGACACCCATTCTTCTACGAGGTCAGTACCTTACAACTTCGGTCATGTTGGATCTACGTCCTAACATACTGGAACACTGTGTTTTACATGTCAGACCACATAAACGTCTGCGCCCTCATGTCCAGACATGCATCCTGCCACCAAGAGGCCAGTCTGTctctttatttatatatatacagtggggcaaaaaaagtatttagtcagccaccaattgtgcaagttctcccacttaaaaagatgagagaggcctgtaattttcatcatagggacacttcaaccatgacagacaaaatgagaaaaacaaatccagaaaatcacattgtaggatttttaatgaatttatttgcaaatgatggtggaaaataagtcataagtatatatatatatatatatatatatatatatatatatatataaatctgacacacagacagacacgtacTGCTGTTCCTGTACTGCTGTTCTTGTGGAGCAGTTCATTATTTTTCTAGTCGGGGGTGCTGCTTTTACACAAATCATCGTTAAGTCAAACACAGTACTGAAGAAGTGCAACTCATGTTTTATTCAATTTTAGCCTAtttcatcgctctctctctctgtctctctgtctctgtgtctctctgtgtgtctctctctgtctctgtgtctctctctctgtctatctctctgtgtgtctctctctctctctgtctgtctctctctctctctctctctctctctctctctctctctctctctctctgtgtctctctctctctctctctctctctctctgtctctctctctctctctctctctctctctctctctctgtctctgtctctctctgtctgtctctgcaggttCGTAATGAGTTCTATAAGGACAGCCAGGGAGTGGTGTTGGTGTACGACGTAGGTCTGAGGGAGAGTTTTGATGCGCTGGACAACTGGCTGAGTGAGATGAAACAGGAGATGGGTTCCCAGGCTAACATGGAGAGCATCGTTTTTGTCGTCTGTGCCAacaaggtatgtgtgtgtatgattgtTCTTCTCTGTGTACCAGGTTCACTGgacttagctgtgtgtgtgtgtgtgtgtgtgtgctccctcCAGGTGGACCTGACTAAGCGTCGTGTGGTAGACGAGGGAGAGGGTAGGCTGTGGGCGGAGTCAAGAGGGTTCCACTACTTTGAGACGTCAGCACAGAGCGGAGAGGGTATCAGTGAGATGTTTCAggtatacagacacagacacacacacacacacacacacacacacacagatagatagattgtactgatctgtgtgtgttctccaggCGTTTTTCTCCTCCATAACGGACATGTGTGAGAACGGCGGGAAGCGCCCGGTGGCAGAGGTCAGTGTCGGCTTCACCAAGGAGCAGGCCGACACCATCCGACGCATACGGAACAGCAAGGACTCCTGGGATATGCTGGGGGTCAAACCTGGAGCCACACGGTAAGACAAGGGGTCAAAGGTCAAGCCTGGATCCTTAAGCCCAGTACAGAAACAGGGATCAAACACACTCCAATTTTCTATACAGCTCTGGTTCTAAATTGGAacacagtggctgtacagtagtaacatgttatacaGCTCTGGTTCTAATTTGGAacacagtggctgtacagtagtaACATGCTATATAACTCTGGTTCTAAATTGGAACACAGTGTCTGtacagtagtaacatgttatacaGCTCTGGTTCTAAATTGGAACACAGTGTCTGTACAGTAGTAACATGCTATATAACTCTGGTTCTAAATTGGAACACAGTGTCTGtacagtagtaacatgttatacaGCTCTGGTTCTAAATTGGAACACAGTGTCTGtacagtagtaacatgttatacaGCTCTGGTTCTAAATTGGAAACACAGTGTCTGTACAGTAGTAACATGCTATATAACTCTGGTTCTAAATTGGAACACAGTGTCTGtacagtagtaacatgttatacaGCTCTGGTTCTAAATTGGAACACACAGTGTCTGTACAGTAGTAACATGCTATATAACTCTGGTTCTAAATTGGAACACAGTGTCTGtacagtagtaacatgttatacaGCTCTGGTTCTAAATTGGAACACAGTGTCTGtacagtagtaacatgttatacaGCTCTGGTTCTAAATTGGAACACAgttgctcaaatcaaatcaaatcaaattttatttgtcacatacacatggttagcagatgttaatgcgagtgtagcgaaatgcttgtgcttctagttccgacaatgcagtgataaccaacaagtaatctaactaacaattccaaaactactgtcttatacacagtgtaaggggataaggaatatgtacataaggatatatgaatgagtgatggtacagagcagcatacagtagatggtatcgagtacagtatatacatatgagatgagtatgtagacaaagtaaacaaagtggcatagttaaagtggctagtgacataaggatgcagtcgatgatctagagtacagtatatacatatgcatatgagatgaataatgtagggtaagtaacattatataaggtagcattgtttaaagtggctagtgatatatttacatcatttcccatcaattcccattattaaagtggctggagttgggtcagtgtcaatgacagtgtgttggcagcagccactcaatgttagtggtggctgtttaacagtctgatggccttgagatagaagctgtttttcagtctctcggtcccagctttgatgcacctgtactgacctcgccttctggatgatagcggggtgaacaggcagtggttcgggtggttgatgtccttgatgatctttatggccttcctgtaacatcgggtggtgtaggtgtcctggagggcaggtagtttgcccccggtgatgcgttgtgcagacctcactaccctctggagagccttacggttgagggcggagcagttgccgtaccaggcggtgatacagcccgccaggatgctctcgattgtgcatctgtagaagtttgtgagtgcttttggtgacaagccgaatttcttcagcctcctgaggttgaagaggcgctgctgcgccttcttcacgacgctgtcagtgtgagtggaccaattcagtttgtctgtgatgtgtatgccgaggaacttaaaacttgctaccctctccactactgttccatcgatgtggatagggggtgttccctctgctgtttcctgaagtccacaatcatctccttagttttgttgacgttgagtgtgaggttattttcctgacaccacactccgagggccctcacctcctccctgtaggccgtctcgtcgttgttggtaatcaagcctaccactgttgtgtcgtccgcaaacttgatgattgagttggaggcgtgcatggccacgcagtcgtgggtgaacagggagtacaggagagggctcagaacgcacccttgtggggcccccgtgttgaggatcagcgggaggagatgttgttgcctaccctcaccacctgggggcggcccgtcaggaagtccagtacccagttgcacagggcgggtcgagacccagggtctcgagcttgatgacgagcttggagggtactatggtgttgaatgccgagctgtagtcgatgaacagcattctcacataggtattcctcttgtccaggtgggttagggcagtgtgcagtgtggttgagattgcatcgtctgtggacctatttgggcggtaagcaaattggagtgggtctagggtgtcaggtagggtggaggtgatatggtccttgactagtctctcaaagcacttcatgatgacggaagtgagtgctacgggcggtagtcttttagctcagttaccttagctttcttgggaacaggaacaatggtggccctcttgaagcatgtgggaacagcagactggtatagggattgattgaatatgtccgtaaacacaccggccagctggtctgcgcatgctctgagggcgcggctggggatgccgtctgggcctgcagccttgcgagggttaacacgtttaaatgtcttactcacctcggctgcagtgaaggagagaccgcatgttttcgtggcaggccgtgtcagtggcactgtattgtcctcaaagcgggcaaaaaagttatttagtctgcctgggagcaagacatcctggtccgtgactgggctgggtttcttcttgtagtccgtgattgactgtagaccctgccacatgcctcttgtgtctgagccattgaattgagattccactttgtctctgtactgacgcttagcttgtttaatagccttgcggagggaatagctgcattgtttatattcggacatatta
The genomic region above belongs to Oncorhynchus nerka isolate Pitt River linkage group LG18, Oner_Uvic_2.0, whole genome shotgun sequence and contains:
- the LOC115118697 gene encoding dnaJ homolog subfamily C member 27, which codes for MDTNVQKRRENKKSLRVKVISLGNAEVGKSCIIKRYCEKRFVPKYLATIGIDYGVTKVQVRDREIKVNIFDMAGHPFFYEVRNEFYKDSQGVVLVYDVGLRESFDALDNWLSEMKQEMGSQANMESIVFVVCANKVDLTKRRVVDEGEGRLWAESRGFHYFETSAQSGEGISEMFQAFFSSITDMCENGGKRPVAEVSVGFTKEQADTIRRIRNSKDSWDMLGVKPGATREEVNKAYRKLAVLLHPDKCVAPGSEDAFKAVVNARTSLLKNIK